Within Paenibacillus sp. RUD330, the genomic segment TTCACCATTTGCGACTGATAGGTCAGCTCCAGCGAGACGAAGCTCGCGCTCGCGTGCTTCAGCGCATTCGTGAACGCCTCTTGGACCAAGCGGTAGATGCCTGCCTCCATGGCGGAGGGAAGCCGGATTTCGCGGCCGATTGTCTCGAACACCGTATGAATTCGCGTTTTTTCCTCAAAATCCTGCACATACTTACGCAAAGTGGGAACAAGTCCTAAATCATCTAATGCCATAGGTCGCAAATTGAATATTATCTTCCGGATTTCTTCCAATCCAGAGCGTACCTGTGCCTTTAAGTCTATTAATTCGTGCTGGACCATTTGGAATTCCTGCTTGGCGAGCATTCTTTCTGCAATTTCCGTCCTAAGCACTAGATTGGCGAGCGACTGCGCTGGACCGTCGTGGATTTCGCGCGCGATCCGCTTGCGCTCCTCCTCCTCCTGGGCCAAAATGATCTTGAGGCCGATCAGCTGGCGGTTTTTGGCCGACTCCAGAATGCGTGTCACCTGCGTCAAATCTCCGGCAAGGTATTCGAGCACGACATTGATCTGCGAATGGATCGTCTCCGCTCTCTCCACCGAATTCTCGACGTTCTTGACCCGCTTCTGCAGATCGTCCCTGCGCGCCTTGAGATAGGTCTCCTTCTCGCGGAAGACCATCAGCTCCAGCTGCAGGCTGGTAGCCTTCTCATAGGCGTTCTTGATGTCTTCTTCCTTATAGCGAACGAAATCCCGGCTTACCTCCGTAAGCCGAATACGCGCAAGGCGGTACTCCATTTCCAGCTTGTCGACCTTGTCGATCGTCTGGATCGTTTCCTGGAGCACCTGATTCAGCTCCTGTTCGAGCGTGACCAGTTCCTTGCGCGCGGATTCGCAGATCTCATAGATTTGGTATTTGCTTTCTTCCATGACTTGAATCGCGTTTTTGATAACGCGGTCGATGTCCACAATCCGGTGATCCACAGTCATCACGGCTGCCTTTCTGATGCTGGAGATTCCTGCCGCTCCATTCGTTTTCAAGCCGCACGGTCCGCCGCCAACCGGCGGCAGCGGACAAATGCGAGGAAACGAGAAGAAGGTATCTGTGAAAGATACCTTCCTTCTCTACAATATGAAAGGGACAGGTCCCCTCTATCATACCACAGCAGGCGTGCTCAGATTTGTATCATTCGACGGTAATCCTTTTGGTTGTTCCGTCCCATTTTACCGTTAGGCCCATCTGCTCAGATACGAGGCGGATAGGGACTAAAGTCCTGCCATTCTGTTCGATCGGCGCGGTATCAGCGGACAATCGCTTGCCGTTCGAGACGAGTTCCTTGCTGCCGATGACCATTTCCAGCAGCTGGCCTCCCCGCAGCACGGATACGCGTTTTGCGGCCGCTTCGTAGTTCACCGTGCTGCCGAGCGAGCTGGCGACAAAGCGGAGCGGCAAATATGTGGTGCCGCCCTTGATATAAGGAGCGGAGTCCAGAGCGGTCGTTTTGCCGTCCACCATGGCGGTCTTGCTGCCGGCTTTCATCTCGATCCTGACGGAGGCCGGAGCCGGCAAGGCCGCAGGGGAATCCACCTTCACGTTGTCGAAAGCCATCTGTCCGCTTGCGGCGCGCTCGTCGGCGCCTTCCTTCAGGCTCGCGATATACAGACGCGTCAGCTTGACCGGATATTTGACGGCTTTTCCGGAGTCGGCGAGGTTGACCTTCAACGTTCTCCAGCCGCTCCAGTCGACCGTTTTGGCCAGCGTGAGCAGATGGGTCGCTCCTGCGGCATCCGTCAGCTCCGCCCTCGCCCAGTTGAGGCTCGCGTCTCCATAAACGTCGACGCTGATGCCCGAAGGCGTGCCTGCGATCGGAACGCCGCCGCTGCCCATCATCGCGTACGCGGCTCTCGTATCCGTCGTGCCTGCGGAGAAATCATAGGACAAGGACAGCGCGTTGGTCGCATTGGAGGCATCCAGTCCGCTCAGGAGGGACGTGCTGCCGGTGACGCCTGCCGTCGAGGAGAACGAGGCTGCCGGAGAAGCCGCATCGAAGTCGGCGACTACGCTGCTGCCGCCGCTCTTCGCGAATGGAAGCACGGCGGAGAAACCGTCGTAGCGGGCGATTGCGTATCCGATGGCCGCCCCGTCGGCGACGGACTGCACGGTCAGCTTCTCGCCGTTGCGGGCTGCCGTAAGCCCTTGGAATTCCCACTTCACGGATTCCGGCGGAACGGTGTACTGCTGCCCGCTGCGCAGCGTAGCCGTCACAGGCACGGATACCGTCGTGCCGGCTTCAAGCGAGGCCTGGGCGCTGCCGATGCTCATAGCGGCGATGTCGTCCGCTCCAACCACCGTCACGGGAAGCGTATCCTCAGCCGAGCCGGACTTCACGGTGATGCTGCCTTGTCCCGCCTTCGTCGGGGTGAATGCATTGCCGTTCCAGCTGCCGCCGATTTTGGACGAGCTCCATTTGGCGCTGAGGCCGCCCGGCTCCATCGGGTTGTAGTACTGATCGTAGGCTTTCAGCGAATAGGTGCCGGACTGGCCCAGGAAGAGCACTCCGGAGCCGCTTGCCTTGATGCCCTTGATCGCGCCTTGAGGAGCGATGCTGAAGACGCCGAGCCCGTTGGACACCTGCCGCATCGTCGTGCCGTACTCCGTCGGATGGGCAAGCTGCAGGCCGAAGTCGCCGAGCGGACGCGCGACCATCGTCGTCGAGCCGCCGCCGTCCAGGTTGACCCCTTTGTAGACGCCGATGCTGACCATGGCCTGCTGGAGCTCCGCAAGCGTCAAGCCGGAGCTGCTGCCGTTCGTCTCCGACGTGATGATGAAGACGGATTTGGCATCGGAGGAATATCCGACCGCCGTGCGGGAGCGCGCGGTAGTGCCGCTGATCGACGAGACGCTTCGCGAGAACGTCGCCGCCTTGCCGCCGTCCACGAGAATCGTATGCCCGCCGACCATCATCTCGAAGCTGGCCGGATCGGCTTGCTGCTGGGTCGTCAGGGACTGAAGGGAGTAGTTCGCATTCACGGCCGTACCCGGCTGCAGGTGATCGCGCACGAATGCGGCCGCCTTGCCATGCGCCCGCAAAATATATCCGTCAGCCGGCGGCTTGGAGGAGAAGGCGGCGCCCTCCGATAGCTGCTGCACGACTCCGTTCTGGACGAGCACCTCCGTAGGCGTCGCATAGCTCGCTCCAGCCGGGCGGTCCGCATCCATCCAGGCGCTCGTATACATGAACAGCGAATCGGAATGGGAATTCGTCTTGGCCGGATATTCCGTCGTGTAGGAGGACTGGTTGAGTCCCGCCAGCGTGAACGCGGAGCCGTCGGCGGCTGTGACGCTTCCTTGGAACTGGTAGCGGTCGATGACCGGCTTCTTGTCCTTCGTGACGC encodes:
- a CDS encoding sensor histidine kinase, coding for MTVDHRIVDIDRVIKNAIQVMEESKYQIYEICESARKELVTLEQELNQVLQETIQTIDKVDKLEMEYRLARIRLTEVSRDFVRYKEEDIKNAYEKATSLQLELMVFREKETYLKARRDDLQKRVKNVENSVERAETIHSQINVVLEYLAGDLTQVTRILESAKNRQLIGLKIILAQEEEERKRIAREIHDGPAQSLANLVLRTEIAERMLAKQEFQMVQHELIDLKAQVRSGLEEIRKIIFNLRPMALDDLGLVPTLRKYVQDFEEKTRIHTVFETIGREIRLPSAMEAGIYRLVQEAFTNALKHASASFVSLELTYQSQMVKISVQDNGSGFDTELIQSRAKINQHFGLMGMRERVELLEGRMELESASGQGTRITIHIPTGVDQRKE
- a CDS encoding stalk domain-containing protein, which codes for MSNEKNHTAVHAPSAPTYKHPRPLGGRRVLVTVLGAALIVQPLLALAPALPGAPSILSPSVAHAAESAPKLTVTNQEMVTAGAQRIDYLWKGTRSGKAVQANIHVIKVDLTNPYVKLNAINNTQGVVTDRGSVMSMAKNSGAVAGVNADYFQTSSTDGAPMGAEILGGSLLTSPMQLTGMYMFGVTKDKKPVIDRYQFQGSVTAADGSAFTLAGLNQSSYTTEYPAKTNSHSDSLFMYTSAWMDADRPAGASYATPTEVLVQNGVVQQLSEGAAFSSKPPADGYILRAHGKAAAFVRDHLQPGTAVNANYSLQSLTTQQQADPASFEMMVGGHTILVDGGKAATFSRSVSSISGTTARSRTAVGYSSDAKSVFIITSETNGSSSGLTLAELQQAMVSIGVYKGVNLDGGGSTTMVARPLGDFGLQLAHPTEYGTTMRQVSNGLGVFSIAPQGAIKGIKASGSGVLFLGQSGTYSLKAYDQYYNPMEPGGLSAKWSSSKIGGSWNGNAFTPTKAGQGSITVKSGSAEDTLPVTVVGADDIAAMSIGSAQASLEAGTTVSVPVTATLRSGQQYTVPPESVKWEFQGLTAARNGEKLTVQSVADGAAIGYAIARYDGFSAVLPFAKSGGSSVVADFDAASPAASFSSTAGVTGSTSLLSGLDASNATNALSLSYDFSAGTTDTRAAYAMMGSGGVPIAGTPSGISVDVYGDASLNWARAELTDAAGATHLLTLAKTVDWSGWRTLKVNLADSGKAVKYPVKLTRLYIASLKEGADERAASGQMAFDNVKVDSPAALPAPASVRIEMKAGSKTAMVDGKTTALDSAPYIKGGTTYLPLRFVASSLGSTVNYEAAAKRVSVLRGGQLLEMVIGSKELVSNGKRLSADTAPIEQNGRTLVPIRLVSEQMGLTVKWDGTTKRITVE